In the genome of Candidatus Nitrosotenuis sp. DW1, one region contains:
- a CDS encoding type II toxin-antitoxin system RelE family toxin, whose amino-acid sequence MTDWIKQFKKIINKLDSIRDNPFFYATRLIGFDTYKIRVGDHRIILGIEKNRG is encoded by the coding sequence TTGACAGACTGGATAAAACAATTCAAAAAAATCATCAACAAGCTAGACTCGATAAGAGACAATCCATTTTTCTATGCCACAAGACTCATAGGATTTGATACCTACAAGATCAGAGTCGGAGATCACAGAATCATACTAGGCATAGAAAAAAACCGCGGGTAA
- a CDS encoding homocysteine S-methyltransferase family protein — protein MKQNILDAMSQRILLFDGAMGTEIQKFNPEPKDFPDGKDGFNDGLILTHPEWIRQIHREYLKAGADCIETNSFGSNKLKLDEYGFGEKTVEMNQKIAALASEVSSEFSDKPRYVIGSMGPTGFLPSSNDPDLGQISLSEIKDAYALQAEGLILGGVDALLIETSQDILEVKMAIEGAQEAMKKTGKKVPLIANVTLDQYGKMLLGTNVQAAYTTISDMGIDVFGLNCSTGPIEMTSSVRWLDEQDDLKLLVVPNAGMPENEGGRAVYKMTPEKMADALKDFITKYKQVRIIGGCCGTNPAHIAALRKVIDETYRK, from the coding sequence ATGAAACAAAACATTTTGGATGCCATGAGCCAGAGGATTTTGCTTTTTGATGGCGCGATGGGAACCGAAATACAAAAGTTCAACCCAGAGCCAAAAGACTTTCCCGACGGAAAGGACGGCTTCAACGACGGGCTCATACTCACGCATCCCGAATGGATAAGGCAGATTCATCGGGAATACCTAAAGGCAGGTGCCGACTGCATCGAGACAAACTCGTTTGGCTCCAACAAGCTAAAACTGGACGAGTACGGGTTTGGTGAAAAAACTGTGGAGATGAATCAGAAAATTGCGGCACTAGCATCGGAGGTCTCATCAGAATTTTCAGACAAGCCAAGGTATGTCATAGGAAGTATGGGGCCCACAGGATTTTTGCCAAGCTCAAATGATCCAGACTTGGGGCAGATATCACTATCGGAAATTAAAGATGCGTATGCATTGCAGGCAGAGGGCCTGATACTTGGCGGAGTTGATGCGCTGCTCATAGAAACAAGCCAGGACATACTTGAGGTGAAAATGGCAATAGAGGGCGCGCAGGAGGCAATGAAAAAGACTGGCAAGAAAGTTCCGCTGATCGCAAATGTCACACTTGACCAGTACGGAAAGATGCTGCTTGGCACAAACGTCCAGGCAGCATACACTACCATATCTGACATGGGAATAGACGTGTTTGGCCTAAACTGCTCGACTGGCCCAATAGAGATGACGTCAAGTGTAAGGTGGCTCGACGAGCAGGACGATCTCAAGTTACTGGTTGTGCCAAATGCAGGGATGCCAGAAAACGAGGGAGGCCGCGCAGTGTACAAGATGACGCCAGAGAAAATGGCAGACGCACTGAAGGACTTTATCACAAAGTACAAGCAAGTTCGCATAATCGGAGGCTGCTGCGGGACCAATCCAGCACACATTGCGGCACTGCGAAAAGTAATTGATGAGACATACAGGAAATAG
- a CDS encoding tRNA (N(6)-L-threonylcarbamoyladenosine(37)-C(2))-methylthiotransferase gives MARIWVESYGCSASFADAEMISGMIINGGHTLAANAKDSDLNLIVTCSVKDATANKMVNRIKRLKSKPLIVAGCLAKAEPKTVEKFSSGASMMGPNSIGKTLQIIDHALVGKRDVELSDTDITKTGLPKVRLNPVVGIVEIASGCMSDCTFCQTKLARGDLKSYRIGDIVRQVTEEVKDGCKEIWLTSTDNGCYGLDIGTTLPKLVEEVSSIPSDFMVRVGMMNPMYMPKIKDDLLKSFESDKVYKFLHVPVQSGSDQVLHDMKRGHTEATFRDLVKKFRKRFEKFTVSTDVIVGFPTETESDFEKTLSLIKETRPDVVNLSRYSQRPGTKASEMVQIDVSEVKRRSKIVFDLMNHIATENNKKWVGWQGDVLFNEQTDEQVRGRNFAYKSVFVEDAVKVGQKRQVRITRVTNHGLYGVIAS, from the coding sequence ATGGCAAGAATCTGGGTAGAATCATACGGTTGCTCTGCAAGCTTTGCAGATGCCGAGATGATCTCAGGCATGATAATAAACGGAGGCCACACGCTGGCTGCAAATGCGAAGGATTCTGATCTGAACCTGATTGTGACGTGTTCTGTCAAGGATGCCACTGCAAACAAGATGGTAAACAGGATAAAGCGGCTAAAGTCAAAGCCGCTCATCGTAGCTGGGTGCCTTGCAAAGGCAGAGCCAAAGACGGTAGAAAAATTCTCATCTGGCGCAAGCATGATGGGTCCAAATTCCATAGGCAAGACGCTCCAGATCATAGACCACGCGCTTGTAGGAAAAAGGGACGTGGAGCTATCAGACACGGACATCACAAAGACGGGGCTTCCAAAGGTAAGGCTAAACCCGGTTGTAGGAATAGTGGAGATAGCAAGCGGGTGCATGAGCGACTGCACTTTTTGCCAGACCAAATTAGCAAGGGGGGACCTCAAGTCATACCGAATAGGCGACATCGTGCGACAGGTGACAGAGGAGGTAAAAGACGGCTGCAAGGAAATATGGCTCACGTCAACTGATAACGGCTGCTACGGCCTTGACATAGGAACGACTCTTCCCAAATTGGTAGAGGAGGTCTCCAGCATACCGAGCGACTTTATGGTACGGGTAGGAATGATGAACCCCATGTACATGCCTAAAATCAAAGACGATCTGCTAAAGTCGTTTGAGTCAGACAAGGTGTACAAGTTTCTCCACGTGCCTGTGCAGAGCGGAAGCGACCAAGTACTCCACGACATGAAGCGCGGCCATACCGAGGCTACGTTTAGGGATTTGGTAAAAAAGTTCAGAAAAAGGTTTGAAAAATTCACAGTGTCAACTGATGTGATAGTAGGGTTTCCGACAGAGACCGAGTCGGACTTTGAAAAGACCCTAAGTCTCATCAAGGAGACAAGGCCAGACGTCGTGAATTTATCAAGGTACAGCCAGAGGCCGGGAACAAAGGCGTCAGAGATGGTCCAAATCGATGTCTCAGAGGTAAAGCGCCGAAGCAAGATTGTGTTTGACCTGATGAATCACATAGCGACAGAGAACAACAAAAAGTGGGTCGGCTGGCAGGGAGACGTTCTATTCAACGAGCAGACAGACGAGCAGGTCCGCGGCAGGAACTTTGCGTACAAGTCAGTCTTTGTAGAAGATGCAGTAAAGGTAGGGCAGAAAAGGCAGGTCAGAATAACTCGCGTGACAAACCACGGCCTGTACGGTGTGATCGCAAGCTAA
- a CDS encoding methylenetetrahydrofolate reductase, with the protein MIRYEINPPRVIQEKVLSHKEVQSSLDKLKKRIFEISKYCSGIHLTDSVLGVPRISPITTGALIRNDGLKINITASLRVRDRNLISLTQSVYDAVLLGLDGLLILKGDEPPEGPKDSKLAPSEVVKYFKDLGFGENLDFYLSIPADPNFDKIQKKIDVAPTGFVTQVIQAPEQVFRIVDRLKPQGFRIIPVIMVPSEKNAKSFAMLGVDQAKFKDRFVDFVTEIHRSTGDVLITSPNDFRAASEILEQLKELKRN; encoded by the coding sequence TTGATACGCTACGAGATTAATCCCCCAAGAGTAATCCAGGAAAAGGTGCTCTCCCACAAGGAGGTACAAAGTTCGCTTGATAAGCTCAAAAAAAGAATCTTTGAGATCAGCAAGTACTGCAGCGGCATACACCTGACTGATTCTGTCTTGGGAGTTCCAAGAATTTCCCCGATTACGACAGGTGCGCTAATCCGAAACGACGGGCTGAAGATAAACATCACTGCAAGCCTCCGAGTCCGCGACAGGAACCTGATTTCGCTTACCCAGTCAGTGTATGATGCAGTATTGTTGGGGCTGGACGGCCTGCTCATACTAAAGGGGGACGAGCCCCCAGAGGGGCCAAAGGACTCCAAGCTTGCGCCAAGCGAGGTCGTAAAATACTTCAAGGACTTGGGGTTTGGAGAAAACTTGGACTTTTACCTGTCAATTCCTGCAGACCCAAATTTCGACAAGATACAAAAGAAAATCGACGTTGCCCCGACAGGATTTGTGACCCAGGTGATACAGGCACCAGAGCAGGTCTTTAGAATAGTCGACAGGCTAAAGCCGCAGGGCTTTAGAATAATACCGGTAATAATGGTGCCATCTGAGAAGAACGCAAAGTCGTTTGCAATGCTTGGAGTCGACCAGGCAAAATTCAAGGACCGATTCGTCGACTTTGTCACAGAGATTCACAGATCCACCGGGGACGTCCTGATAACATCGCCAAACGACTTTAGGGCAGCATCGGAAATACTGGAACAGTTAAAAGAATTAAAAAGAAATTAG
- a CDS encoding 50S ribosomal protein L39e has translation MAARKHSGRKIRLLKKTRQNSPVPAWIILKTKRAVRTNPKRRAWRQTDVEVG, from the coding sequence ATGGCGGCAAGAAAACATTCCGGACGAAAGATACGTCTTCTCAAAAAGACAAGGCAAAATTCTCCAGTTCCGGCATGGATTATTCTAAAGACCAAAAGGGCAGTCAGGACAAACCCAAAGCGCAGAGCTTGGAGACAGACTGACGTAGAGGTAGGATAA
- a CDS encoding NUDIX hydrolase: MGLDVIRKLLATDIYPNIDDYTTKHSAVMIILYGPEYRMVMTEKPKTLALHAGEISFPGGKMSPSDSDLLDTAIRETAEEISLCLSRDDVIGQLKPVTTLNSGFSILPFVAVLDEMSGLKPNEEVQEILHIPVVPFLKTMSPDTDPHHHSLSEMYVFSYRSKTVWGASARILKQMTDIFMQNKLI, encoded by the coding sequence ATGGGACTGGATGTGATTCGCAAACTACTGGCAACTGACATTTATCCAAACATTGATGATTACACCACAAAGCATTCTGCAGTGATGATAATTCTGTACGGACCGGAATATCGTATGGTGATGACTGAAAAGCCAAAAACACTGGCGCTGCATGCAGGGGAGATATCGTTTCCAGGCGGAAAAATGTCGCCGTCTGACTCTGACCTGCTTGACACTGCGATTCGAGAAACTGCGGAGGAAATCTCACTCTGTCTGTCCCGAGATGACGTAATCGGCCAGCTAAAGCCTGTCACTACGCTAAATTCCGGATTCTCCATTTTGCCATTTGTCGCAGTGCTCGATGAGATGTCTGGGTTGAAGCCAAATGAAGAGGTGCAGGAAATACTGCACATTCCTGTAGTGCCTTTTCTCAAGACCATGTCCCCTGACACTGATCCGCATCATCACTCACTTTCTGAAATGTACGTCTTTTCATATCGGTCAAAAACTGTCTGGGGCGCGTCTGCCAGAATACTAAAACAAATGACTGATATTTTTATGCAAAACAAACTGATCTAG
- a CDS encoding cell division protein FtsZ, producing MEFQEPVLLIGIGGAGAKLATRASSLTGADCVIISHDSNDLNSENDIKIHTESYVNPSSYLIRAQAQKAMDKIRGKIFDYSSVIIFANLAGKAGCAISPLVASAAKEEGKKVLSFAIMPFGFEKERVFLSGVSLKRLRASCDSTVVIDNDALLESNPDLTMSKCYEITHHAVMYVTTSLQKSSISNELNILSTSKDVSDVEVSLRDSIKMLYEDAPPASVRKTMLYVFGSDNVSVGKINAIAKTVSGIFNENNTSVSLATTQGNKAQVVMITSVEGLGKFESYDPLGIIPQENTLDWDTPESSIKTGIELYQLE from the coding sequence ATGGAATTTCAAGAGCCAGTTTTATTGATCGGAATAGGCGGAGCGGGCGCAAAACTGGCTACCAGGGCAAGCAGCCTTACTGGCGCTGACTGTGTCATAATCAGCCACGACAGCAACGACTTGAATTCCGAAAACGACATCAAAATCCACACAGAGTCGTATGTAAACCCGTCATCATATTTGATAAGAGCACAGGCCCAAAAAGCAATGGACAAGATAAGGGGCAAGATTTTCGATTATTCAAGCGTAATTATTTTTGCAAATCTGGCAGGAAAGGCAGGGTGCGCAATTTCCCCGCTGGTTGCGTCTGCCGCAAAAGAAGAGGGAAAAAAGGTGCTGTCGTTTGCAATAATGCCGTTTGGGTTTGAAAAGGAGAGAGTGTTCTTGTCAGGTGTTTCATTAAAAAGGCTGCGCGCAAGCTGCGATTCCACAGTAGTGATAGACAACGACGCACTGCTTGAGAGCAATCCCGACCTTACCATGAGCAAGTGCTACGAGATTACGCACCATGCAGTAATGTATGTGACGACATCTTTGCAAAAATCATCAATATCAAATGAGCTAAACATTTTATCGACAAGCAAGGACGTAAGCGACGTCGAGGTATCGCTTAGAGATTCAATCAAGATGCTCTACGAGGACGCGCCGCCTGCTAGTGTCAGAAAAACAATGCTGTACGTGTTTGGCTCTGACAACGTCTCAGTTGGAAAGATAAACGCAATTGCAAAGACAGTAAGTGGCATATTCAACGAGAACAACACCAGCGTAAGTCTTGCAACCACTCAGGGGAACAAGGCACAGGTAGTAATGATAACATCAGTCGAGGGGCTTGGCAAGTTCGAGTCATACGACCCGCTCGGAATTATTCCACAGGAGAACACGCTTGACTGGGACACGCCAGAATCTAGCATAAAGACTGGAATCGAGTTATACCAGCTAGAATAA
- a CDS encoding 50S ribosomal protein L31e, translating into MSQEAERVYTINLGKVWLSPDNQRAKRAINMIKEFAEHHMKTEQIKIDQELSQQVWKRGIRSPPRKIRVKMAKTEDGYVMVSPYEEESAKPKAEEKPKKSDKKSESKEEPVEAKPEAPKAETKAEKPEPKAEKTAPKEKKADAKKPAAKKPSKKSK; encoded by the coding sequence TTGTCGCAAGAAGCAGAACGAGTTTACACAATCAACCTTGGAAAGGTCTGGCTTTCCCCAGACAACCAAAGGGCAAAGCGCGCAATCAACATGATTAAAGAATTTGCAGAGCACCACATGAAGACAGAGCAGATCAAAATAGACCAGGAGCTAAGCCAGCAGGTCTGGAAGCGCGGAATCAGGAGCCCACCTAGAAAAATCAGAGTAAAGATGGCAAAGACTGAGGACGGTTATGTCATGGTGTCCCCATACGAGGAGGAGTCTGCAAAGCCAAAGGCAGAGGAAAAGCCAAAAAAGTCTGACAAGAAATCTGAATCAAAAGAAGAGCCGGTAGAGGCAAAGCCTGAAGCACCAAAGGCAGAGACAAAGGCAGAAAAGCCGGAGCCAAAGGCAGAAAAAACGGCGCCAAAGGAAAAGAAAGCAGATGCCAAAAAACCTGCTGCAAAAAAGCCTTCAAAGAAATCTAAATAA
- a CDS encoding DUF7557 family protein yields the protein MVTSIQLENKTKARLDKMKIFPKESYNEVVNRLINIAGDDKGC from the coding sequence ATGGTAACTAGCATCCAATTGGAAAACAAGACAAAGGCAAGACTTGACAAAATGAAGATATTTCCAAAAGAATCCTACAATGAGGTAGTAAACAGATTGATCAACATAGCAGGGGACGACAAAGGGTGCTGA